In a genomic window of Thermoanaerobacterales bacterium:
- a CDS encoding HD domain-containing protein yields MHQAPAPKEPYRTPTMPTMNTLVAARAAVTLARPGDGLLRHSQRVADLVARVLEREPSLAGDLGREIVVLAAFVHDLGKAEWPAVYFATPLHQLSQRARQAIHSHPLAGANLAASLGVTPDVRALIEQHHERAGGGGYPRGLADPHPAALLIGACDAYCACLEPRPYRPEPLPEFEVLREAAKVGIPEVVRVLDDLSRTG; encoded by the coding sequence TTGCACCAGGCGCCGGCCCCCAAGGAACCATACCGAACCCCGACCATGCCGACCATGAATACCCTCGTCGCAGCCCGAGCAGCGGTGACTCTTGCACGCCCGGGAGACGGCCTGCTCAGACACTCGCAGCGAGTGGCGGATCTCGTGGCCCGCGTGCTGGAAAGAGAACCTAGCCTGGCAGGAGACCTGGGTCGCGAGATTGTCGTTCTGGCGGCATTTGTGCACGACCTGGGGAAGGCGGAATGGCCGGCGGTCTATTTCGCAACGCCTCTGCACCAGTTGAGCCAACGTGCCAGGCAGGCCATCCATTCGCACCCCTTGGCCGGGGCCAACTTGGCCGCGTCCCTGGGCGTGACACCGGATGTCAGGGCGCTTATCGAACAGCACCACGAGCGCGCCGGCGGGGGAGGCTACCCGCGCGGCCTAGCCGACCCTCACCCGGCCGCCCTTCTCATCGGTGCCTGTGACGCCTACTGTGCGTGCCTGGAGCCGAGGCCGTACCGGCCTGAGCCGCTGCCTGAATTCGAGGTCTTGCGCGAGGCGGCAAAAGTAGGGATACCGGAGGTGGTGCGGGTGCTGGACGATCTCTCCCGCACTGGCTGA
- a CDS encoding ParM/StbA family protein has product MIAIDLGYSHVKAVSEDGRVLLPSVVSPPRELLLADLGKNIGYQVDIRRINGQSQQYFVGELAIREGLTPSFCLEREKHLHPHHDVLVLTAIRLVGGGTGVPVVVGLPPGYYNAQKDALTRHLMGLHAEVAINGGNPQRVSIGRVIVYPQGAGALLTVKDIPAHGLIILVDIGYKTTDFIGAEMVDGAWRVVSSLCGTIEIAVHALHEAVAQEIRKATGAQLDPTRMATLLEAGTLWFRGREYDLTPIISRARAGVAQAIADRVLTTLGDRGDFVRRTYLAGGGAAALPELAGMLPGAEVVPEAQWANALGYLEAGRQLIGQAGAQ; this is encoded by the coding sequence TTGATTGCCATTGACCTTGGTTACTCACATGTGAAGGCCGTTTCTGAGGACGGCCGAGTTCTACTGCCATCTGTGGTTTCACCGCCAAGGGAGCTGCTGCTGGCCGACCTGGGCAAGAACATCGGCTACCAGGTGGATATCCGTCGCATCAACGGACAGAGCCAACAATACTTCGTCGGCGAACTGGCCATCCGTGAGGGACTGACGCCGAGCTTTTGCCTCGAACGTGAAAAACACCTGCACCCCCACCACGACGTGCTCGTTTTGACGGCTATCCGCCTAGTTGGCGGCGGAACAGGCGTGCCCGTCGTCGTCGGGTTGCCCCCTGGGTACTACAACGCACAGAAGGATGCCCTAACCCGTCACCTTATGGGCTTACATGCGGAGGTGGCGATCAACGGGGGTAACCCTCAGCGGGTGTCGATCGGCCGCGTTATTGTCTATCCCCAGGGGGCAGGCGCCCTGCTTACGGTCAAGGACATACCGGCTCACGGCTTGATCATCTTGGTTGACATCGGCTACAAGACCACCGATTTTATCGGCGCCGAAATGGTGGACGGGGCTTGGCGGGTGGTGTCGAGCCTGTGCGGGACGATCGAGATCGCGGTCCATGCCCTTCACGAGGCCGTGGCCCAAGAGATCCGGAAGGCGACAGGGGCGCAGCTCGACCCGACCCGCATGGCTACCCTCTTAGAGGCGGGAACGCTCTGGTTCCGCGGGCGGGAATACGACCTCACACCAATCATTTCCCGCGCCCGCGCCGGCGTGGCGCAGGCCATCGCGGATCGCGTCCTTACCACGTTGGGCGACCGCGGGGATTTCGTGCGCCGGACATACCTTGCGGGCGGCGGTGCCGCGGCGCTGCCGGAGCTGGCCGGGATGCTCCCCGGCGCCGAAGTGGTTCCCGAAGCACAGTGGGCCAATGCGCTGGGCTACCTGGAAGCGGGACGACAGCTCATCGGGCAGGCCGGTGCCCAGTAG